ATTTCTAGCTTCATTCCATCTTCTTGGTACTGAAAACCAGACTTTTTGAACACGCACTATAAGTAATTATAACATACCTGTCCCAACTCGGATGCCCTTCATACTTCGCTCGGAATTTCACCACTAATTCATATTAAAAGGGCAGCTCCCTGAATCGAAGTCGCCCTCTACTGTATTATAAATACGTTGTTATGCGAACAAACCAGTCACCCAACTCCATAGTTTCACAGCCATATCCCACAGAAAGAATCTCGCTTCCGGTGTGTCTCCCTGCACAGATGCCTCTACATCTCCTGGTTCAGCCGCTGCGGCTGATACGGTTGAAGGTTTCGCCAGTGCATCCCCGGTCCCTGCATCAATGAAGCACAACGGCGGGAACAACACACACCACCAGTTCTGACCTTTGCCTTCCCCCAGCGTGATCCGAACCGCTTCATAATCTCCGGCAGGATAGACGGTACCCCCATACAGCTTGGTCGGGAACGGAACGGAACCCAGCTCCACCTGATACTCATAATTTAAACCGCGACTGGCCAACTCTTCTCCTACTCTATTCTCAATCTCGGACAAATGGTCACGAATAACCTTGCGCGCTTCATCCAGACTTTGCGGATTCTCCAGTTCGGCTACCCACTCGCCCATCTGAGCAACGACAGCATCCCGAATCTCGCGTTTCACCAATTGATCTCCCGGTGCATCCGAGTTTGCTAGAATACGCAAGCGAATCGATTGTTCTGGAATTGCTGTGGCCGCCACAGCTGCATCCGTTTTCTGACCTTCCCACATCATGATAATCATCATAAGACATACAATAATAAGTCCAATTTGCTTTACAATTCGTCTGCTCATTCCGTTCTCCCCCTCGGCTCTCTGATCACGCTACCTGCAACTCTCTCATGTCTATCAGTATGCCCGGTAGAGACGGAAGTAAACCTAGCATTTGTAAAAAATCTACTAGAGGTTGTTCAAAAAGCCTCATCCCATCTTCTCGGTACTGAAAACCCAACTTTTTGAACACGTACTACTAGAATGTTTGTTCAAAACCAGGCAAGTTATACGATGACAAAATACAGCGTCCAAGAAGCCTTGAAGAGTGTACTGGCGACCCTAGGCGAATAACTCTCGCGAATGACCAGTCGATGCTCTAAGGAACCGAGGACGTCTTATTTGCCCTTCAGGTCTTCTTTTGAAATTGTAAGGAACATGAGGCACGTTATTCCCCAAAGTTATCTGATCAACACGCTACAAAAGGCTGTTTATGCTGATATAACGTGTCTCAGATTCCTTAGTTTTCTCCAGACACTTCAAATCCCCGAATAAGACGTGTGTGGTTCGTTAGCTCCTAACACCACCTAACTCTTAACTCCTAACAGCTGGCACCTGAAGCTCCACACCATGCCGACACTCTATTCCCAACTCTTTCAGGTGCGCCTCAGCCTACAGTTGGCTCGAAGACACCTATGCATTGCTTCTTTCATCTCTCATTCACACTTTCTCACCCATCATGTTAAAAAGGCTGATCCGCACCTGGTTACAGGGCAAATCAACCTCTTTATTCCTACGAACGATCACGTTATACGTCCCACCGCTTTACTTTTCACCTACACCGACTCAACAGTTACACAGCACTTTTTTCTTTCTTGAGCATATTCCATAAACGTTCCGATAACCGGGGTTGCTGCTCCCCCATCAGAAGTTCATCCTCCTCTTCTTGCCCGTACAACTTAATGCTCATGACCACCCCAATACAAGCCATATTAATAAGCAAAGAGGTACCGCCGTAACTGATGAACGGTAACGTAATACCTGTGAGTGGCATCAGTCCGAGGAACGCCCCCACGTTCTCAAACACCTGATACAACAACATTCCGATAATACCTACAATGATGACGGGTCCCGCGCGATCTCTGCATGCCAGAGCAATCAGCACCATGCGGTGGATCAGGATAAAGTACAACAGAATCAGTACGGATGCACCGACAAACCCAAACTCCTCTGCGATCACAACAAAAATGGAATCAGAATACGTATAGGGGACTCGTCCACTCTGAACGGATGTTCCTTGCAGATAACCTTTGCCGATGATGCCCCCTGAACCAATGGCTAAACCTGCATTTTTCGTATGCCAAGAAGCCTTTGAGGTAGCCT
This Paenibacillus xylanexedens DNA region includes the following protein-coding sequences:
- the spoIIR gene encoding stage II sporulation protein R, yielding MSRRIVKQIGLIIVCLMMIIMMWEGQKTDAAVAATAIPEQSIRLRILANSDAPGDQLVKREIRDAVVAQMGEWVAELENPQSLDEARKVIRDHLSEIENRVGEELASRGLNYEYQVELGSVPFPTKLYGGTVYPAGDYEAVRITLGEGKGQNWWCVLFPPLCFIDAGTGDALAKPSTVSAAAAEPGDVEASVQGDTPEARFFLWDMAVKLWSWVTGLFA